The genomic region TGAGAGCCGTGTCGATCGGCCCACGGGCGATGCCGCGCCGGGAGATGCTGATGTGGGAGTAGCTGGCGAACCGTGCAGCGGTGATTTCCCCATCGAACAACGGATGCCCTTCCCGCGCCAGCCCGACGAAGGTGGTGGTGAACAGGTTTTGCACCTTCACTTCCGGAGTGATCGGCATGGTGTTACCCACCCGCAGATCGAGCCGGCCTTCACGCAGGGCTTCGTCGTCGGTGTCGCCTTCGGGCACGAAGCGTAGCTCGCACAGCGGCGCCATGCGCTCCATGGTGTCGAACAGCCGACCGCCATACACCCCGACAAAAAAGTCATTGGCCCGCACGCTGAACCGGCGGCGCAAAGTGCGCAAGTCCACTTCGTCCGCCGAGCGGAACAGCAGCGCCGCCTGTTCCACCACGGTACGCACCTGGCCCTGCAACTCCAGGGCCTTGGGCGTTGGCACCAGGCCGCGACCGGCGCGCACCAGGATCGGATCACCCACCGCCTCGCGGATTCGCGTGAGGGTGCGGCTCATGGCGGCCGGGCTCAGGTTCATCCGCCGCGCGGCACCCACCACACTGCCCTCGTCGAGCAAGGCGTCGAGGGCGACCAGCAGGTTCATGTCCGGTAATTGCATGCCAAGCACTCGTGATGGGTTGGGAGTGAACTTGGCGCAATCGTAGCAGGCTTCTCTGTAGGAGCGAGCTTGCTCGCGAAGAACGTTAACGGTAACGCGGGCATCCTGAAGGGACGCGTTGCCTGGACATTTTTCGCGAGCAAGCTCGCTCCTACAGGGAGCAGCAGGTGATTAGCGTTGCATGCCCCAACGCTTCACGGTGACCCGCTCCAGGGTGTCAAACACCAGGTTCTCCACCAGCAGCCCGATCAGGATCACCACTGCCAAGCCGGCAAACACCTTGTCGGTGTACAGCTCGTTGCGGTTCTGGAAGATGTACCAGCCCAGCCCGCCCTTGCCGCTGGTGGCGCCGAATACCAGCTCGGCCGCAATCAGCGTGCGCCAGGCAAACGCCCAGCCGATTTTCAGCCCGGCGAGGATCGAAGGCAGCGCCGCCGGGATCAGGATGAACAGCACAAAACGCATGCCCTTGAGGCCGTAATTGCGACCGGCCATGCGCAGGGTTTCCGAGACACCGAGAAACCCGGAATAGGTGTTGAGCGCCAGCGCCCACAGCACTGAATGCACCAGCACGAAGATCAGGCTGTTCTGTCCCAGGCCAAACCACAACAGCGCCAGCGGCAGCAGGGCAATCGCCGGCAACGGGTTGAACATCGAGGTCAGGGTGCTCAGCAGGTCGCGGCCCAGCTGGGTCGACACCGCCAGGGTGGTCAGGGCAAACGCCAGCACAATGCCGATCAGGTAACCCTTGATCAGCACCACCAGCGAGATGCTGACCTTGCTCAACAGCTCGCCACTGGCCATGCCGTCGTAGAACGCGCTCAGGGTCTGCAGGAAGCTCGGCAGCAGCAGGTCATTGTTTTGATAACGGGCGGCCGCTTCCCAGAGAATCGCGAGCACGATCAGGATCAGGCTTTTACGCAGCCAGCCTTGTTGCCACAAGCGCTGACGCAGCGGCAACTCGCGCTCTACGCGAACACCGGGCAACGGTTCGAGGGTGATTTCATATTCCTGGCGCATGGTGGAAACCCTTCAATAAGCGATGCGGATATCGGCGAAACCCAGCTCGGTTTCCGCCTCGGGCGCTTCATCAAACAACAGCCGATGAATGCGCCGCGCCGAAGCCTGGAACGCCACACCGCCAAGGCTGTGCAGGTCGTATTGATGGCTGTGGATTTCCGCTCGCACCCGCCCCGGGTGCGGCGACAGCAACAGGATGCGGTTGCCCACCACCAGCGCTTCTTCAATGGAGTGGGTGACGAACAACAGCGTGAAGCGCACCTCTTCCCAGAGCAGCAGCAACTCTTCCTGCATCTTGCGTCGGGTCAGGGCGTCGAGGGCGGCGAAGGGTTCGTCCATCAGCAGGATTTTCGGCTGCATGGCCAACGCCCGGGCGATGGCTACGCGGGCCTTCATGCCGCCGGACAGGGTGTGTGGATAGGCATCGGCAAAGGCCGTAAGGCCGACTTTTTCCAGGTAGTACAGGGCCCGCTCTTCGGCCTCGCGACGCTTCAGGGTCTTGGAGGCGAGCAGCGGGAACATGACGTTCTGCTTGACGGTTTTCCACGGCGGCAGTTGGTCGAACTCCTGGAACACCACGATGCGGTCCGGCCCTGGCTGCTCGACTTTTTGCCCAAGCAGACGGATCTCGCCCTCACACGGCTTGATAAAGCCGGCGATGGATTTCAGCAGCGTGGATTTGCCGCAGCCCGAAGGCCCCAGCAGTACAAAGCGGTCCGCCGGGTCGATCTCGAAACTGACCTGGTGGGTGGCCCGCACGACCCGTTCCGGCGTGCGGTATTCAAGGCTGACTTTATCCACCGAAAGCAGTGCTTCGGTGGTCGTCGGGTTGCTGGCCGTGTGGCCTTGCAAGGGCGCGTTCATGTCAGCTCCCTTGCAGCGGCTTGGTGTCCTGGAAGAAGTAATCCTTCCACGATTCGGGTTTGTTTTTGATCGCGCCGACGCGGTAGAGGAATTCCGCCAGCGGGTAGGTATTTTTCGGTGTGACGCTGAATTCGAATTGCGGGTTTTCGATGATTTTCAGCAGCTCGGCGCGGTCGATCTTGGCCTTCGTCACGCGGATGTAGGTATCGGCGGCGGCGCCTTTATCGTTCTGGGCGAATTGGGCCGCTTCGGTCAGCGCCTCGACGAACGCCTTGTAGGTTTTCGGGTTGTCGTTGCGGAATTTCTCGGTGGCGAACAGCACCGTCGGCGAGTTGGGGCCGAGGATGTCGTAGGAATTGAGCACCACGTGCACGTTCGGGTTGGTCAGGGCCTGCTCCTGGAACGGCGGGTTGGAGAAGTGCCCGGTCAGCTCGGTACCACCGGCGATCAACGCAGCCGTGGCGTCCGGGTGCGGGACGGCGACGGTGTACTTGTCGAGGCGATTGAATTCCTTGTCGCCCCACTGCTTGGCCGCGGCGTATTGCAGGAAGCGCGACTGCACGGAGACGCCCACTGCGGGTACGGCGATGCGGTCTTTTTCGGTGAAGTCGGCAATGGTCTTGACCTTGGGATTGTTGCTCACCAGGTAGTAAGGGAAGTTGCCCAGGGAGGCGACGGCTTTCACGTTCTGCTTGCCGTGGGTGCGGTCCCAGATGGTCAGCAGCGGGCCGACGCCAGCGCCGGCGATGTCGATGGAGCCGGAGAGCAACGCATCGTTGACGGCGGCGCCGCCGGACAGTTGGGTCCAGTCGACCTTGATGTCGATGCCTTCCTGCTTGCCGTATTTTTCGATCAGGTTCTGGTCACGCACCACGTTGAGCAACAGGTAGACGATGCCGAACTGCTCGGCAATGCGAATCTCTCCTTCGGCCTGGGCGGCCGCAGGTGCAACAAGGCTGCCGGCCAGCAGGCTGACGCCCAGGCCGACCGTGGCCGCCAGGCGCGCAAATGGGATTTTCTTGGACATGGTCTTGCTCCGGATCAGAAAGGCGCGTCGCCCTGGATGGTGGTGCGGAACAGCTTGCGCCGCAGGTGGCTCGGGCAGCCGGCCGCCAGGTGGATCAGCGAGCGGTTGTCCCAGAACACCAGGTCGTGGGGCTGCCACTGATGGCGGTAGATGTTTTCGGGCAGCACGCTGTGGGCGTAGAGCTGCGCCAGCAAGTCGCGGCTTTCGTCTTCCGGCAGGCCGACGATACGGGTGGTGAAACCCTCACTGACAAACAACGCCTTGCGGCCGTTTTCCGGGTGGGTGCGTACGATCGGGTGCACCACTTCTGCCACCTGAGCGAGCTGCTCAGGGGTGAGGGTCGGGCGCCAGTTGCCTTCGAATTTGGTTTCGCTGTAACGCGCCGTGTAGGAGTGTGCGGCGCTGCGACCTTCGACAGCCTTTCGCAGGTGCTCGGGCAGGTGGTCCCAGGCCTTGTGCATGTCGGCGAACAAGGTGTCGCCGCCTTCGGACGGCAGCTCTTGGGCGTGGAGCATCGAGCCGAGGCTCGGCAGTTCCTTATAGGAGAGGTCCGAGTGCCAGAACTTGCCGGCGTCCCCCAGGCCGATGGATTGGCCATTTTCGATGATGTTGGAGACGATCAGGATTTCCGGGTGGTTGGCCAGCAGGAATTGTTTGAGCACGTGGATTTGCAGCACACCGAAGCGGCGGCTGAAGGCGATCTGTTGCTCGGGAGTGATGCGTTGGTCGCGGAAGACGACGACATGGTGGTCCAGGTGCGCGCGATGGATGCGGGCGAAGTCCTGGTCGCTGACCGGGCGGGTCAGGTCCAGGCCAATGATCTCGGCGCCGACGCTGCCGGGAAATGGACGGATCTCAAAGGTTTGTGCAGTGTCGTTCGCTGTTGGAACAGTAGAGGTGGCAGACATGAGTTCACTCCCGGACAGTCAGGAGAGTGACTTTATAGTCATAAGAACGGCATTTTAAATACCGTTAATGAATATCGATATGGCTTTTGTACAGGCCATGGCACTTGGGCGTTTTGGAGGGCCTCATCGCGGGCAAGCCCGGCTCCCACAGGGAAACATTCATCCCCGTGGGGCCGGACTTGCCTGGGCGTGCAATCGGGATCAGCGCTCGTGCAAGGCCTCTGCCCGCGCCCGAAGGATCGGCTTGAGCAGGTAGCTGAGGATGCTTTTCTGGCCGGTGATGATGTCGACCGAAGCCACCATGCCGGGGATGATGATCAGCGGCTTCTCATCGGTGCCCAGGTGGCTGCGGTCAGTGCGCAGGGTGATCATGTAGTAGGTGGTTTTCTTGTCTTCGTCGGTGATGGTGTCGGCACCGATGCGCTCGAGCTTGGCCTTGAGGCCGCCGTAGATGGTGTAGTCATAGGCGGTGAACTTGACCACCGCCTCTTGTCCCGGGTGCAGGAAGGCGATGTCTTGCGGACGTATCTTGGCTTCCACCAGCAAGGTGTCATTCAGCGGCACGATTTCCACCATGTCGCTGCCTGGCTGGATCACGCCGCCGACGGTATTCACCAGCAGCTGCTTGACGATGCCACGCACCGGCGAGGTCACCAGGGTGCGGCTTACCCGATCTTCCAGGGCCTTGCCGGTAGACGCAGCCTTGTTCAGTTCGGTACGGGCTTCGTTGAGTTGCGTCAGGGCCTCACTGCGGAATTTTCCGCGGGTTTCGTCGATCTTGCGCTGCACTTCCTTGATCGCCGATTCGGCACGGGGAATCGCCAGGGTAGTTGCATCGAGTTGGCCACGGGTTTCCATTTCCGCACGCTTGAGCCGCAGCACTTCAACCGGCGAGACCGCGCCCTGGGCCACCAACGGCTCGGACATGTTGATTTCCTGGCGCTGCAACGACAGCTGGTTGCGGTATTGGCCTTGCTTGGAGGAGAACTCGCGCAGTTCCTGTTGACGCTGCACCAGTTGCTCCTGCAACCCGCCGACTTCGTCCTTGAGCTGCTGACGACGGCTCTCGTAGAGCGAGCGCTCACTGGCGGCCTGGCTCGGCGCGGCCTTGAGCACGTCGTCCGGAATATTCAGCGGACGGTCATCCACCTGCGCGCTCAAGCGTTCGACCCGCAGCAACATCGACAACCGCAAGGCTTCGGTTTCGCCGGCGTTGGACACAAAGCGCGTGTCATCCAGACGAATCAACGGCGCCCCGGCTTCGACGATCTGGCCTTCCTTGACGTACAGCTCTGCGACGATACCGCCTTCAAGGTTTTGGATTTTCTGCAGTTTGGAGGACGGAATCGCCTTACCGTCGCCGCGCGTCACTTCGTCGATACTGGAGAAATACGCCCAGCCCACCAGAAACAGGAAAAACGCGATGATCGCCCAGATGGTCAGGCGGATGACCCGCGGCGCATCTTCGATCAGTGCTTTGTTGACCTCGGGCAGCGGCTGGTCTTGCAGGGATTCGGAGCCTTTGAAGTAGCGGCCAACCGCGTTTTTGAAGGACTTAAGCGACACTGATTTGCCCCTTTTTCAACGCTTCCATGACGGCGGCTTTCGGGCCATCGGCGAGAATCTGACCACGATCGACCACCAACAGGCGGTCCACCAGGGACAGCAGCGAGGCGCGGTGCGTGACCAGCACGACCGTCTTGTTTTGCACCACAGCTTGCAGGCGTTGTTTCAAGCGTTCTTCACCGGTGTTGTCCATGGCGCTGGTCGGTTCATCGAGCAGCAGAATAGGCGGGTTGAGCAATAAGGCACGGGCCAGCGCGACGTTCTGCCGCTGGCCGCCGGACAGGTTCTGCCCGCGCTCGCCGACTTGCAGTTCGTAACCTTGGGGGTGCAGGCGGGCGAACTCGTGGACACCGGCCAATTCCGCGGCTTGCAGGACCATTTCGTCTTCGACATAGCGGGCACCGGATACCAGGTTGTCCCGCAGGGTGCCGGCGAGCAGTTGGATGTCCTGGGGCACGTAGCCGATGTTGTGGCGCAACTCGCTGACGTCGATCTGGCGAACGTCCACGCCGTCCACCAGCAAGGCGCCGGAGTCAGGCTGGTAGAGGCCGACAATCAATTTGGCGAGTGAGCTTTTACCCGAACCACTGCGCCCGATAATGCCGATTTTTTCCCCGGGCTTGATCACCAGGTTGAGGTTTTTCAGCGCGGCGTTTTGCTGGTCCGGGTAGGTGAAGTTCAGGCCCCGGCATTCGATCGCACCTTGCAGCGTGCGGCGGCTCATCGGACGCTCTTCGAAGTTGCGCTCTTGGGGCAACTCCATCATCTGGTCTACCGATTTCATGGTGACTTTGGCTTGCTGGTAACGGGTCAGCAGGCCAGACAGCGAAGCCAGCGGGCTCAAGGCACGGCCACTGAGCATGTAGCAGGCAATCAGGCCGCCCATGCTCAGGTTGCCGTCGATGATCTGGTAAACACCGAAGCAAATCATCACGACGCCCGCCAATTGCTGAATCAGCAGCGTCATGTTCATCGACAGGCCCGACAGCAACTTCACCCGCAGTTCCAGACGGCTGAGGGTGCCAATGGTTTGCTCCCACTGGTATTGGCGTTCACTTTCGGCGTTATTGACCTTGACCGCGTCCAGCCCGGCGAGGGTTTCGATCAGGCTCGACTGGCGCTCGGCGGCCAGGGCCATGGTTCGCTCCATGGTTGCCACCAGGGGCTTTTGCAGGGCATAACCGATGCCCAGGGCCAGCGGGAACGCCAGCACGGGAATCCACACCAGGTGCCCGCCGAGGATAGCGATCACCAGGAAAATCAGCAGGGTGAACGGCAGGTCGATCAGGCTGGTGAGGGTCAGTGACGCGAGGAAATCCCGCAGGCTCTGAAACTCGTGGATATTTTGGGCGAAGCTGCCCACCCGCGCCGGGCGGTATTTCATGGACATCCCGACAATGCGCTCGAACAGCGTCGCCGAGATAATCAGGTCGGTTTTTTTCCCGGCCAGGTCCAGGCACAAACTGCGCAGACTCTTGAGGATCAGATCGAACAGATAGGCGCCACCAATGCCGATAGCCAGCACCCACAAGGTGGCCGTGGCCTGGTTCGGCACTACACGGTCATAGACGTTCATCACGAACAGCGGTGCGGCCATGGCGATGATGTTGATCAGGAAACTGGCAGCGATGGCGTCTGTGTAAAGCCAGCGCGAGCGCTTCAAGGTGTCGCGGAACCAGGAGCGGGCACGGGGGATCAGGGTGCCGTGGTTGACATCGAACTTGTGCTGGGGTTGGGCGAAGAACACTTTGCCGGTGTAATCATCGGCCAGCACTTCGCGCTTGACGACGACTTCACCGCCATCGCTTTCGCTGAGCAAAATGCGAGCTTCGTCCTCGCCATGCCAACCGACCAACACCGTGCTGCGACCGTCCTTGAGCAACAGCAAGGCCGGCAGGGCGATGGTCGGAATCTGTTCCAGCTTGCGTTGCAACAAACGCCCCTGAAGTCCGGCGCGTGCAGCGGCGCGGGGCAGCAGTTCAGCGCTCAGGCGTTGCGCAGGCAACGGCAGGCCGGTGGTGAGCATCGCCGCACTGGCAGGTTTCTGATGCAGTGCACAAAGC from Pseudomonas yamanorum harbors:
- a CDS encoding LysR family transcriptional regulator yields the protein MQLPDMNLLVALDALLDEGSVVGAARRMNLSPAAMSRTLTRIREAVGDPILVRAGRGLVPTPKALELQGQVRTVVEQAALLFRSADEVDLRTLRRRFSVRANDFFVGVYGGRLFDTMERMAPLCELRFVPEGDTDDEALREGRLDLRVGNTMPITPEVKVQNLFTTTFVGLAREGHPLFDGEITAARFASYSHISISRRGIARGPIDTALNAQGLERRVAMIAPGFHGAMFMLPDSDLILPVPKEALYSANRLKLPLRAFTLPISLPTLVLTQAWHPRFDKDPAHKWLRETMRECCEATWQEAQPT
- a CDS encoding ABC transporter permease, which produces MRQEYEITLEPLPGVRVERELPLRQRLWQQGWLRKSLILIVLAILWEAAARYQNNDLLLPSFLQTLSAFYDGMASGELLSKVSISLVVLIKGYLIGIVLAFALTTLAVSTQLGRDLLSTLTSMFNPLPAIALLPLALLWFGLGQNSLIFVLVHSVLWALALNTYSGFLGVSETLRMAGRNYGLKGMRFVLFILIPAALPSILAGLKIGWAFAWRTLIAAELVFGATSGKGGLGWYIFQNRNELYTDKVFAGLAVVILIGLLVENLVFDTLERVTVKRWGMQR
- a CDS encoding ABC transporter ATP-binding protein, whose amino-acid sequence is MNAPLQGHTASNPTTTEALLSVDKVSLEYRTPERVVRATHQVSFEIDPADRFVLLGPSGCGKSTLLKSIAGFIKPCEGEIRLLGQKVEQPGPDRIVVFQEFDQLPPWKTVKQNVMFPLLASKTLKRREAEERALYYLEKVGLTAFADAYPHTLSGGMKARVAIARALAMQPKILLMDEPFAALDALTRRKMQEELLLLWEEVRFTLLFVTHSIEEALVVGNRILLLSPHPGRVRAEIHSHQYDLHSLGGVAFQASARRIHRLLFDEAPEAETELGFADIRIAY
- a CDS encoding ABC transporter substrate-binding protein, whose amino-acid sequence is MSKKIPFARLAATVGLGVSLLAGSLVAPAAAQAEGEIRIAEQFGIVYLLLNVVRDQNLIEKYGKQEGIDIKVDWTQLSGGAAVNDALLSGSIDIAGAGVGPLLTIWDRTHGKQNVKAVASLGNFPYYLVSNNPKVKTIADFTEKDRIAVPAVGVSVQSRFLQYAAAKQWGDKEFNRLDKYTVAVPHPDATAALIAGGTELTGHFSNPPFQEQALTNPNVHVVLNSYDILGPNSPTVLFATEKFRNDNPKTYKAFVEALTEAAQFAQNDKGAAADTYIRVTKAKIDRAELLKIIENPQFEFSVTPKNTYPLAEFLYRVGAIKNKPESWKDYFFQDTKPLQGS
- a CDS encoding TauD/TfdA dioxygenase family protein, which gives rise to MSATSTVPTANDTAQTFEIRPFPGSVGAEIIGLDLTRPVSDQDFARIHRAHLDHHVVVFRDQRITPEQQIAFSRRFGVLQIHVLKQFLLANHPEILIVSNIIENGQSIGLGDAGKFWHSDLSYKELPSLGSMLHAQELPSEGGDTLFADMHKAWDHLPEHLRKAVEGRSAAHSYTARYSETKFEGNWRPTLTPEQLAQVAEVVHPIVRTHPENGRKALFVSEGFTTRIVGLPEDESRDLLAQLYAHSVLPENIYRHQWQPHDLVFWDNRSLIHLAAGCPSHLRRKLFRTTIQGDAPF
- a CDS encoding HlyD family type I secretion periplasmic adaptor subunit, whose amino-acid sequence is MSLKSFKNAVGRYFKGSESLQDQPLPEVNKALIEDAPRVIRLTIWAIIAFFLFLVGWAYFSSIDEVTRGDGKAIPSSKLQKIQNLEGGIVAELYVKEGQIVEAGAPLIRLDDTRFVSNAGETEALRLSMLLRVERLSAQVDDRPLNIPDDVLKAAPSQAASERSLYESRRQQLKDEVGGLQEQLVQRQQELREFSSKQGQYRNQLSLQRQEINMSEPLVAQGAVSPVEVLRLKRAEMETRGQLDATTLAIPRAESAIKEVQRKIDETRGKFRSEALTQLNEARTELNKAASTGKALEDRVSRTLVTSPVRGIVKQLLVNTVGGVIQPGSDMVEIVPLNDTLLVEAKIRPQDIAFLHPGQEAVVKFTAYDYTIYGGLKAKLERIGADTITDEDKKTTYYMITLRTDRSHLGTDEKPLIIIPGMVASVDIITGQKSILSYLLKPILRARAEALHER
- a CDS encoding type I secretion system permease/ATPase, with translation MESEVSRVHLSHDPRTLHDDPLLDGLLALCALHQKPASAAMLTTGLPLPAQRLSAELLPRAAARAGLQGRLLQRKLEQIPTIALPALLLLKDGRSTVLVGWHGEDEARILLSESDGGEVVVKREVLADDYTGKVFFAQPQHKFDVNHGTLIPRARSWFRDTLKRSRWLYTDAIAASFLINIIAMAAPLFVMNVYDRVVPNQATATLWVLAIGIGGAYLFDLILKSLRSLCLDLAGKKTDLIISATLFERIVGMSMKYRPARVGSFAQNIHEFQSLRDFLASLTLTSLIDLPFTLLIFLVIAILGGHLVWIPVLAFPLALGIGYALQKPLVATMERTMALAAERQSSLIETLAGLDAVKVNNAESERQYQWEQTIGTLSRLELRVKLLSGLSMNMTLLIQQLAGVVMICFGVYQIIDGNLSMGGLIACYMLSGRALSPLASLSGLLTRYQQAKVTMKSVDQMMELPQERNFEERPMSRRTLQGAIECRGLNFTYPDQQNAALKNLNLVIKPGEKIGIIGRSGSGKSSLAKLIVGLYQPDSGALLVDGVDVRQIDVSELRHNIGYVPQDIQLLAGTLRDNLVSGARYVEDEMVLQAAELAGVHEFARLHPQGYELQVGERGQNLSGGQRQNVALARALLLNPPILLLDEPTSAMDNTGEERLKQRLQAVVQNKTVVLVTHRASLLSLVDRLLVVDRGQILADGPKAAVMEALKKGQISVA